Sequence from the Dehalococcoidales bacterium genome:
GATTACTACGTTGAATTTGTAGCGCCGGCAGGCTATAACTTCACACCACAGAACCAGGGTGTAGATGATACCCTGGATAGTGATGCTGATGTGACGACAGGACAGACAGTAGTTTTCACAATCTCCAGTGGAGAATCCAACACTACTATTGACGCCGGTCTCTATCAACCCGGTAGCGTCAGTGACTTTGTCTGGGAGGATGCCAATCAGAATGGCATCCAGGATGCAGGTGAGGCTGGCCTGGCTGGTGTTACGGTAAATCTTTATGACAGCGCGGATAATCTGATAGCAACTACCACGACCGACGCCAGCGGCTTTTACAGCTTCACGGGTTTAGCTCCGGGCGATTACTACGTTGAATTTGTAGCACCAGCAGGCTATAGCTTAACACCACAGGACCAGGGTGTAGATGATACCACAGATAGTGATGCTAATGTGACTACTGGACAGACAGCAATTTTCACAATTACCAGTGGAGAATCCAATATCACTATTGATGCCGGTCTCTATCAGCCTACTCAACCCCCTGTAGTTCCTACCGTGACTTTCTGGGGCTTTATAACAGCGACCCTGCTGATGGCGATACTGATTCCTGTGTTCCTGAGCAGACGTAATAAGTTGAGTAAGACAATATTGGAATAACGTATGGCCATACAAGGAGTAGCAGTATAAAAGTGTTAGATGGAAATTGAAAGGTTCCTGACCTGCCACAACGGTGCTCTAATAATTTTAGTGATGATTTTCTCAATGTATCCGGCACCATTATTAGCGAGCAAGGGGATTGATTATACGTCTTTTCAAGGCTCCGTGACCTCCTTCCCGGATACTGGACAGCCGGAAATGTTAGTAATCCGGTAAAGTAAACGGGAATGTTTTCAGGAACAAGAAACACTACACGGATAATCATATAGCCTTTGAGTTCCATCAGGCAAGGATGGGTACGCCGGTCCGGGAAGAGATCCTGAAGAGTCGCCTTCTTGTGTCATCTTTACGGGTTTGCCAGAGTCCTTATACCATAGAGGTGTAATCCCTCATTCTGCCGAATGCTCTGTGACAGACACGTAGATAAGAGGCCCTCCGTCTATGCCATGCCCTCCATGTTCATCGAGGTTGACGTATCTGCAGACCTCAATGGCCCAGTTACCGATCTTGATCGACCTGTGACAACAGCACGTATGATTTCAACTTCAGCATACGCGCGGATATCACGAGACCGACGAGAGGCAACTAACCGGATTCCGTAACATGAAGCAACAGCATACGAGGCTTAACGAGGTTGAAATTAACTTGTCCGAATTTTACAATGGGTTCAGAAAAACCTGATCAATTGCACATTCGATGACAAGCGGCTGGCTTTGGAGATACTCAATATTAGAGTGACCATTACCTGTGATCAGGTGGAGATTACAGGCACAATCCCTATAGATATCACCACGACCTCGTCATCACACGGTTTACCTACCATTGAACGAACATAGGCATGACGACGTGGGTATAGTTGTCCACGCCAACGGGCCGGATTACGCCGGGGCTCGAGGGATTGGTTGTCTCCAGCACCACCTGCTTTTCGCGGAGAACAGTGAGTACGTCTATGATATACTTCCCGTTGAAGGCAATCTTCGCTTCTTCACCATCAACAGTAGCATCAATCTCACCGACATCGTCACCTAATTCCTCAGACCGGGCAGAAATGGTAATCTTGCCCGTGGTTAGCTCACCACTCCCCGGTGTCGCCACCAGTCGAACAATCCCGCTGCCATCGCGGGCGAATATCGAAGCGGTCTTCGTTGCCCGGAGGAACTCGGCAACATCCACGACTACTTTGGTATTGCTGCTCTGGGGTATTAGCTGGCTGTACTGTGGGAATGTTCCCTGGACAAGCTGGGAGACCAGCTCCGTGTTCTTCATGTGGAACAGTATCTGGCTCTTGTTGGGATTCACCGTTATGTCAATAACTTCTTCGTCATCACCCATCAGCCTGTTGACCTCGGCCAGGGTCCGCCCCGGGATAATAACCTCGGTCTTTTCACTAACGGGAGTAGCCAGGGGCAGCTTGTAT
This genomic interval carries:
- the dnaN gene encoding DNA polymerase III subunit beta translates to MKLSCLQENLNRGLGVVGRAVAARTTLPITNNVLLATDESRLKLVATNLEMAISHWIGAKVEEEGDITVPARLLTEFVGSLPSDKVDLNLPTSSKTLEVTCARFEARISGVDAKDFPPIPKVSEGINTRVEVDHLRQGITQVVFAVATEESRPVLTGVDAMFEGDVLTLAAADGFRLAVYKLPLATPVSEKTEVIIPGRTLAEVNRLMGDDEEVIDITVNPNKSQILFHMKNTELVSQLVQGTFPQYSQLIPQSSNTKVVVDVAEFLRATKTASIFARDGSGIVRLVATPGSGELTTGKITISARSEELGDDVGEIDATVDGEEAKIAFNGKYIIDVLTVLREKQVVLETTNPSSPGVIRPVGVDNYTHVVMPMFVQW
- a CDS encoding SdrD B-like domain-containing protein, giving the protein FVPQDQGADDAVDSDADVATGKTATFTLAAGEANTTIDAGLSPDEGASISDFVWVDTNQNGIQDASEPGLAGVTVNLYDGAGNLLATATTDASGFYSFTDLYPGDYYVEFVAPAGYNFTPQNQGVDDTLDSDADVTTGQTVVFTISSGESNTTIDAGLYQPGSVSDFVWEDANQNGIQDAGEAGLAGVTVNLYDSADNLIATTTTDASGFYSFTGLAPGDYYVEFVAPAGYSLTPQDQGVDDTTDSDANVTTGQTAIFTITSGESNITIDAGLYQPTQPPVVPTVTFWGFITATLLMAILIPVFLSRRNKLSKTILE